CTGTTTATGCAGAAAACAGAAACCAAGTATACAGTAGTAACATAGAAGTAAAAAACTATAATCAGTTAACAGATGAATTAGGAAAAGCATTAGCTAATGGAGCTACAGATGTAAAACTTAATCTTGAACAAAGTTTTGTAGAAGAATTTCGTAAAACTGATGAAAAATATTTAGGACAATTACTAACTGAAGCTGGTTATAAATCAAAAAATGATTATTATATAAATGAAATGAATAGATATGGTTTTGGTGTAAGTGGAAAAGAAACTGCTTTTAAGTTCGATTATTTTGAAACAGTTGAAGAAACAGAAAAAGTTAAAATTGAAGTAAAAAGAATTATCAAAGATATAATAAAGCCTAATATGTCAGAAGATGAAAAAGTAAAAGCAATACATGACTACATAGTTACTCATGTCCAATATGATATAAATGGAATGAGAGATGGTAATGAGGCTCATACAGCTTATTCAGCTTTATTTACAGATAAAGCAGGAGAACCACATGAAACTGTATGTCAAGGATATGCACTTTTATTTTATAAAATGGCAACTGAAGCTGGACTTGAAGCTAGAATAATGACAGGAAATGCTTTTTCAAAATCGGCTAATCAAAAACCTCAACCACATGCGTGGAATTTAATAAAAATTAATGATAATTGGTATCAAATAGATTTAACTTGGGATGATCCAATAATGAACCCACCTAACACTAACTATAAAAGATATGACTATTTTAATCTTAGTGATAAGGAAATGCAAAAGGATCACACGTACAATAATCCAGAAAAATTTCCTAAATGCAATACTGTTTATTCAGATGTAGTTACAAATGAAGCTATACTTAAAGAAATAGGAAGAAGTAAATCTAATAAAGATGCAGTTCTTAAAAAGGATGAAGAAAAGTCAAAGGATATTATAGAAAAAAATAAACTAGATGAAGCTAAAAAGAAATTAGAGGAAAGAAAAAAGAAATTAGAAGAAGCTAAAATATTAAAGCCATTAAAAGAAATTAAAAA
This Clostridium novyi NT DNA region includes the following protein-coding sequences:
- a CDS encoding transglutaminase domain-containing protein, yielding MIKTKKIMLAIIMTAVVSSYGNIAVYAENRNQVYSSNIEVKNYNQLTDELGKALANGATDVKLNLEQSFVEEFRKTDEKYLGQLLTEAGYKSKNDYYINEMNRYGFGVSGKETAFKFDYFETVEETEKVKIEVKRIIKDIIKPNMSEDEKVKAIHDYIVTHVQYDINGMRDGNEAHTAYSALFTDKAGEPHETVCQGYALLFYKMATEAGLEARIMTGNAFSKSANQKPQPHAWNLIKINDNWYQIDLTWDDPIMNPPNTNYKRYDYFNLSDKEMQKDHTYNNPEKFPKCNTVYSDVVTNEAILKEIGRSKSNKDAVLKKDEEKSKDIIEKNKLDEAKKKLEERKKKLEEAKILKPLKEIKKLQDESKARLIEELKSLEEEKKKSLVEDLKKLEEDKKSQIISDIKKLKEDKISEVIETIEKLAEDGSETLKEDGKKENLIDKIKKIIIEKDIKLPDRKKYIKKDESIYEKNEFINSVLKINGTESKEVLDAKQIIAKASKKEKIQFWGNPNKNHKTELNHNFKINFNKKVSADDLKSKVIIFNKNTGHKVDIDIKLTNEGKTIEINKNQQFDYDNQYVLFISDDLKDSGNNSALNKVIIMEIDC